One stretch of Muribaculum intestinale DNA includes these proteins:
- a CDS encoding MG2 domain-containing protein: protein MKKIITSIMTTIVAAGASITMHAALHPDSISARMERQLLEYPQEAIHITTDQGVYLAGDTIWMRPFVVDAATHRQADASRYVYVEFSTPTGELVKRVKLLKHEGRFTGYIPLPIELPEGTYTLSAYTTFMRNIGQEYFFRKGVKVLSPYALREGFDIKSLVNNRMTVERKSTVNPMKIKAGEEERIIKKSEPTVEFQLSKNERKAGTILVSNGNYARYIKLPSADTTISVTLHPEGGYLIPGIPCKVGVKAIGTDGLGRDIAGEVVDSHGKSICGFNTLHAGMGTFTITPETGEKYTLKVGTDSYALPEADSRAAVIHVAGSENTHSAITASAVGNVPAGAMLVVHTRGILKGVSPIAAGTPVRIPRERLGEGISQLLLIDADGNPLSERLVWTAPEE from the coding sequence ATGAAAAAGATAATAACCTCGATAATGACTACAATCGTGGCGGCGGGAGCCTCCATTACAATGCATGCCGCCCTACACCCCGACAGCATCTCGGCAAGAATGGAGCGCCAGTTGCTCGAATATCCGCAGGAGGCGATACACATCACCACCGACCAGGGTGTGTATCTGGCCGGCGACACCATATGGATGCGCCCGTTTGTGGTCGATGCCGCCACTCACCGCCAGGCCGATGCAAGCCGCTACGTATATGTAGAGTTTTCCACTCCGACAGGCGAACTGGTAAAGCGCGTTAAACTGCTCAAACACGAAGGCCGGTTTACCGGCTATATCCCCCTGCCGATAGAACTGCCCGAGGGGACATACACCCTGAGCGCCTACACCACATTCATGCGCAATATCGGACAGGAGTACTTCTTCCGAAAGGGAGTAAAAGTGCTCAGCCCCTACGCTCTGAGAGAGGGTTTCGACATCAAGAGCCTGGTCAACAACCGCATGACCGTAGAGCGCAAAAGCACCGTCAACCCCATGAAGATAAAAGCCGGCGAAGAGGAACGCATCATCAAGAAAAGTGAGCCTACAGTCGAATTCCAGCTCTCGAAAAATGAGCGCAAGGCGGGCACCATACTTGTAAGCAACGGCAACTACGCCCGCTATATCAAGCTACCCTCAGCCGACACGACAATCTCTGTCACACTCCATCCCGAGGGCGGATACCTCATCCCCGGCATACCATGCAAGGTAGGTGTGAAAGCCATCGGCACCGACGGCCTCGGGCGCGACATCGCCGGCGAGGTAGTCGACAGCCACGGCAAATCGATATGCGGGTTCAACACACTTCATGCCGGAATGGGGACATTTACCATCACTCCCGAAACAGGCGAAAAATACACCCTGAAAGTCGGCACCGACAGCTACGCGCTGCCCGAGGCCGACAGCCGTGCGGCTGTAATCCATGTGGCCGGTAGCGAAAACACCCACTCCGCAATCACGGCAAGCGCCGTGGGCAATGTGCCTGCCGGGGCTATGCTCGTGGTGCATACACGCGGCATTCTCAAAGGCGTATCGCCTATCGCCGCCGGCACCCCGGTGCGAATACCGCGCGAACGCCTCGGCGAAGGTATAAGCCAGTTGCTGCTGATTGACGCCGACGGCAACCCTCTGAGCGAGCGCCTCGTATGGACCGCTCCCGAGGAATAG
- the carB gene encoding carbamoyl-phosphate synthase (glutamine-hydrolyzing) large subunit, with amino-acid sequence MKKVLLLGSGALKIGQAGEFDYSGSQALKALREEGISSVLINPNIATIQTSEGVADQVYFLPITPYFVEEVIKKERPDGILLAFGGQTALNCGTELYQSGVLDKYGVKVLGTSVEAIMITEDRDLFVKKLKEIDVKTPVSEAVESLEDAKRVAHEIGFPVMVRSGYALGGLGSGICTNDEEFARHCESALAYSRQILVEESLKGWKEIEFEVIRDANDHCFTVVPMENFDPLGIHTGESIVVAPIVSLTPEQIKMLEDIAIRTVRHIGIVGECNIQYAFNAETNDYRIIEINARLSRSSALASKASGYPLAFVAAKLALGYTLDQIGEMGTPNSAFVAPSVDYMIVKIPRWDLTKFVGVDREIGSSMKSVGEIMSIGKSFEEIIQKGLRMIGQGMHGFVGNNDIRFDDLEKALTHPTDLRIFAIAQALEEGWTVERISDLTKIDRWFVERLKNIVDYSHKLGAYDKIEDLPKDVLAEAKRLGFSDFQIARLVEKPEGTMEAEVLRVRAHRKSLDILPKVRRINTVASEYPDLTNYLYVTYGATENAIPYDMNPGNNIVVLGSGAYRIGSSVEFDWCSVNAASTCRKLGYRSIMINYNPETVSTDYDMCDRLYFDELSFERVMDIIDLESPRGVIVSVGGQIPNNLAMKLYRRHVPILGTSPVSIDRAENRHKFSAMLDQLGIDQPRWKELTTQDDIDSFVEEVGFPVLIRPSYVLSGAAMNVCYDYEQMHRFLGQAAKVSKEFPVVISQFLQNAKEIEFDAVARNGEIVEYAISEHIEFAGVHSGDATLVFPAQKIYMATARRIKRISAKIAKELNISGPFNIQYLAKDNDVKVIECNLRASRSFPFVSKVLKKNFIETATRIMLGEKVDRQDSSTFDIDYIGVKASQFSFARLHKADPVLGVDMSSTGEVGCLGKDFDEALLNAMISVGHHVPKGGVLVSSGDVRGKVDMLDACRALFDSGYKIYATEGTARFLNNNGIATQAVGWPDEEGTSTENVLDLIASHKVDLVINIPKNHTKRELTNGYRIRRWAIDHNIPLLTNARLAGAYVKAFINRPMESISITPWKEY; translated from the coding sequence ATGAAAAAGGTATTGTTATTAGGCTCAGGCGCCCTGAAAATCGGGCAAGCGGGCGAATTTGACTACTCCGGGTCTCAGGCTCTGAAGGCGCTGAGAGAAGAGGGCATTTCCAGTGTGCTCATCAATCCCAACATTGCAACAATCCAGACCTCCGAGGGCGTAGCCGACCAGGTATATTTCCTGCCGATTACGCCCTATTTTGTAGAGGAAGTAATCAAAAAAGAGCGTCCCGACGGCATTCTGCTCGCATTCGGAGGGCAGACTGCACTCAACTGCGGCACCGAACTGTATCAGAGCGGAGTGCTTGACAAGTACGGAGTGAAAGTGCTCGGCACATCGGTCGAGGCAATCATGATTACCGAGGACCGCGACCTTTTCGTAAAGAAACTCAAGGAAATCGACGTAAAGACCCCCGTCAGCGAGGCTGTCGAGAGCCTGGAGGATGCCAAGCGTGTGGCCCACGAAATCGGCTTCCCGGTAATGGTGCGCTCAGGCTACGCCCTGGGCGGTCTCGGCTCAGGCATCTGCACCAACGACGAGGAGTTTGCACGCCACTGTGAGAGCGCCCTCGCCTACTCACGCCAGATTCTTGTGGAAGAATCGCTCAAGGGCTGGAAAGAAATCGAATTCGAGGTAATACGCGATGCCAACGACCACTGCTTCACCGTAGTGCCGATGGAGAACTTCGACCCGCTGGGCATCCACACCGGCGAATCAATCGTAGTGGCACCCATCGTAAGCCTCACCCCCGAGCAGATAAAGATGCTCGAGGATATCGCCATCCGCACCGTGCGCCATATCGGCATCGTAGGCGAGTGCAACATCCAGTATGCATTCAACGCCGAGACCAACGACTACCGCATCATCGAAATCAATGCCCGCCTGTCGCGCTCGTCGGCACTCGCGTCAAAGGCTTCGGGTTATCCCCTTGCATTTGTTGCCGCCAAGCTCGCCCTGGGCTATACCCTCGACCAGATTGGCGAGATGGGCACCCCCAACTCGGCCTTCGTGGCTCCGAGCGTCGACTACATGATTGTGAAGATTCCCCGCTGGGACCTCACCAAGTTTGTCGGCGTCGACCGCGAAATCGGCTCGTCGATGAAGTCGGTAGGCGAAATCATGTCGATAGGCAAATCATTTGAAGAAATCATACAGAAGGGTCTGCGCATGATTGGCCAGGGCATGCACGGATTTGTCGGCAACAACGACATCCGGTTCGACGACCTGGAGAAGGCCCTCACCCACCCCACCGACCTGCGCATCTTCGCCATCGCCCAGGCGCTCGAAGAGGGCTGGACCGTAGAGCGCATCTCCGACCTTACCAAGATTGACCGCTGGTTTGTAGAGCGCCTGAAAAATATCGTCGACTACAGCCACAAACTCGGCGCCTACGACAAAATCGAAGACCTCCCCAAGGATGTGCTTGCCGAGGCCAAGCGTCTTGGCTTCAGCGACTTCCAGATAGCACGTCTCGTAGAGAAGCCCGAAGGCACCATGGAGGCCGAGGTGCTCCGCGTGCGTGCCCACCGCAAGAGCCTCGACATTCTGCCCAAGGTGCGCCGCATCAACACCGTGGCTTCGGAATACCCCGACCTTACCAACTATCTCTACGTGACCTACGGCGCCACCGAGAATGCGATACCCTACGACATGAACCCCGGCAACAACATCGTGGTGCTCGGCTCGGGCGCATACCGTATAGGCAGCTCGGTAGAGTTCGACTGGTGTTCGGTCAACGCCGCAAGCACCTGCCGCAAGCTCGGCTACCGGTCGATAATGATCAACTACAACCCCGAGACCGTATCGACCGACTACGACATGTGCGACCGCCTCTACTTTGACGAACTGTCGTTTGAGCGCGTGATGGACATCATCGACCTTGAGTCGCCCCGCGGCGTCATCGTGAGCGTCGGCGGCCAGATACCCAACAACCTGGCCATGAAGCTCTACCGTCGCCACGTGCCCATCCTCGGCACCTCGCCCGTGTCGATCGACCGCGCCGAAAACCGCCACAAGTTCTCGGCCATGCTCGACCAGCTCGGCATCGACCAGCCCCGCTGGAAGGAGCTCACCACCCAGGACGACATCGACTCGTTTGTAGAAGAGGTAGGCTTCCCCGTGCTCATCCGCCCGAGCTACGTGCTCTCAGGCGCCGCGATGAACGTATGCTACGACTACGAGCAGATGCATCGCTTCCTCGGACAGGCCGCCAAGGTGTCCAAGGAGTTCCCCGTGGTCATCTCCCAGTTCCTCCAGAATGCCAAGGAGATTGAGTTCGACGCCGTAGCCCGCAACGGCGAGATTGTCGAGTATGCCATCTCGGAGCACATCGAGTTTGCCGGCGTACACTCCGGCGACGCAACCCTCGTGTTCCCCGCCCAGAAAATCTACATGGCCACCGCACGCCGCATCAAGCGCATCTCGGCCAAGATAGCCAAGGAGCTCAACATCTCCGGACCGTTCAACATACAGTACCTCGCCAAGGACAACGACGTAAAGGTGATCGAATGCAACCTGCGCGCATCGCGCTCATTCCCCTTTGTCAGCAAGGTGCTCAAGAAAAACTTCATCGAGACCGCCACACGCATCATGCTCGGCGAGAAAGTCGACCGACAGGATTCGTCGACATTCGACATCGACTACATCGGCGTAAAGGCATCGCAGTTCTCCTTTGCCCGTCTCCACAAGGCCGACCCCGTACTGGGTGTCGACATGTCGTCGACAGGCGAGGTAGGCTGTCTCGGCAAGGACTTCGACGAGGCCCTGCTCAACGCCATGATATCCGTAGGCCACCACGTGCCCAAGGGAGGTGTGCTCGTAAGTTCGGGCGATGTACGCGGCAAAGTCGACATGCTCGACGCATGCCGTGCGCTCTTCGACAGCGGCTACAAGATTTACGCCACCGAAGGCACAGCCCGTTTCCTCAACAACAACGGCATAGCCACCCAGGCTGTAGGATGGCCCGACGAAGAGGGTACAAGCACCGAGAATGTGCTCGACCTCATTGCCTCTCACAAGGTCGACCTGGTAATCAACATCCCCAAGAACCACACCAAGCGCGAGCTCACAAACGGCTACCGCATACGCCGCTGGGCTATCGACCACAACATACCGCTGCTTACCAACGCCCGCCTCGCCGGAGCCTACGTGAAGGCATTCATCAACCGTCCGATGGAATCGATATCAATCACTCCCTGGAAGGAATATTGA
- a CDS encoding choice-of-anchor Q domain-containing protein, whose amino-acid sequence MYERLYARIAGIAAIATMAAGASADAAVRYVKAGAESGDGLSWATAMTDLQDAIDASEAGDEVWIAGGTYRPTRIYDSRVGNSRTFVVKDGVSIYGGFAGTETAKAERAVKAGGRPWEMINETILDGDDDVADVWEREITAGTTYRNTWKKEDSQIPGTQNNATHLLYQPEVIRQHTVIDGLTIKGGNANNYRVKASGGGIYVRGNVSISACRFYENSCYLRNEAYINAAGGAVYLNGAGDASVSDCHFARNYAYASYTMGIGGGLYAQNARVEGCLFEDCVGEDAGGAVYQSGGSLKNCHITTSYSSAGGGLYTIGVLDNNDNVQYAATAEDVTVTDCQGLNGGGINVATGSTLTHARVWNCKADATEYGESAGGSGGGIFLQGGTALGCVVYNNMAFRGAGICIRSGKAANCTVQHNANRKADPAVSNIAEWPESGAMKGVSNCIGNPDADASNFTAPSTFTGLATTDGQKASLASADWSLRAGSEFIDAGTSTDGLQEATDMAGNPRVMGSSIDVGAYEYVSEAAPNASLTFNGKNEEVIIYFRTTDGNFKVKVGDDMYTVDNVKPNADKGVALPLGGSTVAAIYAEGLSRLRIEGQGLTAIDLSNAPELTMLQLGKNELSELDVTRNTKLTGIYAEDNNIAALDISNCTALRVLTMYGNRLNGTLDLSGMSVLSSVDIDDNNVSELLLPAHAYLVEVNCENNALTDIDIANRSGLRDINLYGNRLTSLDLTGLSALEDLYAGKNEITEVKGLADCKAIETLNVSGNRLTGIDISVAPTITGLYLYNNELTALDLSGNPNISWMNVSDNHIGALDISRLTNLRLLHANNNALTELDLSNSPYCSQLTVGGNRIGKLDLSKLTALYWLKADGNNLSELDVTANTYLSLLECGNNRLTALDISKNTMLRRLAAENNMLTTLDIAANKDLCGISVQGNAMETAAINNMIANLIDVSDMTPLEGSEWITMLDISSMPGTAGANVAAAESKGWNVTANGGSGIDSIDINGAEVAAVTFYTLSGVELGPETPSAGCYIARMTLTDGRTVARKYFVK is encoded by the coding sequence ATGTACGAGAGATTATATGCACGCATAGCGGGCATAGCCGCCATTGCAACGATGGCGGCCGGCGCATCGGCCGACGCCGCGGTGCGCTATGTGAAAGCCGGAGCCGAAAGTGGCGACGGCCTGTCGTGGGCAACCGCCATGACCGATCTGCAGGATGCAATCGATGCGTCGGAAGCGGGCGACGAGGTATGGATTGCCGGCGGCACATACCGACCGACACGGATATACGACTCTCGCGTAGGCAACTCGCGCACATTTGTAGTAAAGGACGGGGTGTCGATATACGGTGGATTTGCCGGCACCGAGACCGCAAAGGCCGAACGTGCCGTAAAAGCCGGAGGGCGCCCGTGGGAGATGATCAACGAAACGATACTCGACGGCGACGACGATGTGGCCGACGTGTGGGAACGCGAAATCACTGCCGGCACCACATACCGCAACACATGGAAAAAGGAGGACAGCCAGATACCCGGCACACAGAACAATGCCACCCATCTGCTCTACCAGCCGGAAGTAATACGCCAACACACCGTAATCGACGGGCTCACCATCAAGGGGGGCAACGCAAACAATTACCGGGTGAAAGCCTCGGGAGGCGGCATATACGTGCGCGGCAACGTGAGCATCAGCGCGTGCCGCTTCTATGAAAATTCATGCTACCTGCGCAACGAAGCCTATATCAACGCTGCCGGCGGCGCAGTATACCTCAATGGAGCCGGCGACGCATCGGTGTCCGACTGTCATTTCGCCAGAAACTACGCATACGCCTCATATACCATGGGAATAGGCGGAGGCCTGTATGCCCAGAACGCACGGGTGGAAGGTTGCCTGTTTGAGGACTGTGTGGGCGAAGACGCCGGTGGCGCCGTGTATCAGAGCGGAGGCTCGCTGAAAAACTGCCACATCACCACCAGCTATTCCTCGGCAGGAGGAGGCCTGTACACCATCGGTGTGCTTGACAATAACGACAACGTACAGTATGCCGCTACCGCAGAGGATGTGACCGTGACCGACTGCCAGGGTCTTAACGGCGGCGGAATCAACGTAGCAACAGGTAGCACACTGACCCATGCCCGCGTATGGAACTGCAAGGCCGACGCAACGGAATATGGAGAAAGCGCCGGAGGATCAGGCGGCGGAATATTCTTACAGGGCGGCACCGCACTGGGGTGCGTGGTATACAACAATATGGCATTCCGCGGAGCGGGCATATGCATCCGCTCGGGCAAGGCCGCCAACTGCACAGTGCAGCACAACGCCAACCGCAAGGCCGACCCCGCCGTATCAAATATTGCCGAATGGCCCGAATCGGGAGCCATGAAAGGTGTATCGAACTGCATAGGCAACCCCGACGCCGACGCGTCGAACTTCACTGCCCCGAGCACATTCACCGGTCTTGCCACTACCGACGGACAGAAAGCCTCGCTCGCCTCGGCCGACTGGAGCCTGAGAGCCGGAAGCGAGTTTATCGATGCAGGGACATCCACCGACGGACTGCAGGAGGCCACCGACATGGCCGGCAATCCGCGAGTGATGGGGAGCAGCATCGATGTAGGCGCTTATGAATATGTAAGCGAGGCTGCACCCAACGCGTCTCTGACATTCAACGGCAAGAACGAGGAAGTGATAATATACTTCCGCACTACCGACGGAAACTTCAAGGTGAAAGTCGGCGACGACATGTACACCGTAGACAATGTGAAGCCCAACGCCGACAAGGGTGTGGCCCTCCCTCTCGGCGGCTCGACCGTAGCCGCGATATATGCCGAGGGACTGTCGCGACTGAGAATCGAAGGCCAGGGCCTGACCGCAATCGACCTGTCGAACGCTCCGGAACTCACCATGCTGCAACTTGGCAAGAACGAGCTGTCGGAACTTGACGTGACCCGCAACACAAAACTCACAGGCATCTATGCCGAAGACAATAATATCGCTGCCCTCGACATAAGCAACTGCACGGCTCTGCGCGTGCTCACCATGTATGGCAACCGACTGAACGGCACACTCGACCTGAGCGGAATGTCGGTACTGTCGTCGGTCGACATTGATGACAACAATGTGAGCGAACTGCTGTTGCCGGCCCATGCATATCTTGTAGAGGTAAACTGCGAAAACAACGCTCTTACCGACATTGACATCGCCAACCGCTCGGGACTGCGCGACATCAATCTCTACGGCAACCGTCTGACTTCGCTCGACCTCACGGGACTGAGCGCGCTTGAAGACCTCTATGCCGGCAAAAACGAAATAACCGAGGTGAAAGGCCTGGCCGACTGCAAGGCAATCGAGACATTAAATGTAAGTGGCAACCGGCTTACCGGTATCGATATAAGCGTAGCGCCCACCATCACCGGTCTATACCTATATAATAACGAGCTGACCGCGCTCGACCTCTCGGGCAACCCCAACATCTCGTGGATGAACGTAAGCGACAACCACATCGGCGCACTTGACATCTCGCGCCTGACCAACCTGCGCCTGCTCCACGCCAACAACAACGCCCTGACAGAGCTCGACCTAAGCAACTCGCCCTACTGCTCGCAGCTGACCGTAGGCGGCAACAGAATCGGTAAGCTCGACCTTTCGAAACTTACCGCGCTCTACTGGCTCAAGGCCGACGGCAACAATCTCAGCGAACTTGACGTGACCGCCAACACCTACCTCAGTCTGCTCGAATGCGGCAACAACCGTCTGACTGCGCTCGACATAAGCAAGAACACCATGCTGCGCCGCCTTGCCGCCGAAAACAACATGCTGACCACGCTCGACATCGCGGCCAACAAGGACCTTTGCGGCATATCAGTACAAGGCAACGCCATGGAGACTGCCGCCATCAACAACATGATTGCCAACCTTATCGACGTAAGCGACATGACTCCCCTTGAAGGAAGCGAGTGGATTACCATGCTCGACATCAGCTCTATGCCAGGCACCGCAGGGGCCAACGTAGCCGCAGCAGAGTCCAAAGGATGGAACGTGACAGCCAACGGAGGAAGCGGCATCGACAGTATCGACATCAACGGAGCCGAAGTGGCGGCCGTGACATTCTACACCCTGTCGGGAGTGGAGCTCGGTCCGGAAACACCATCAGCAGGATGCTACATAGCCCGCATGACCCTCACCGACGGACGCACCGTAGCCCGCAAGTATTTTGTAAAATAA
- the trmD gene encoding tRNA (guanosine(37)-N1)-methyltransferase TrmD → MRIDIITVLPEMLESPLGCSILKRAQEKGLVEIKVHNLRDYTTNRYRKVDDYPFGGEAGMVMQIEPVDRAISSLKAERHYDEVIFTSPDGEQLTQPMANSMSMLDNIIILCGHYKGVDQRIREHLVTREITIGDYVLTGGEMPALIITDAIVRLIPGAIGDEQSALSDSFQDGLLAPPIYTRPAEYKGWRVPDILLSGHQARIDEWRHEQAIARTRSLRPNLLKDMGLD, encoded by the coding sequence ATGCGCATCGATATCATTACCGTACTGCCCGAGATGCTGGAGTCGCCCCTGGGTTGCTCCATACTTAAGCGCGCGCAGGAAAAGGGCCTGGTGGAAATCAAAGTACACAACCTGCGCGACTATACCACCAACCGCTACCGCAAGGTCGATGACTATCCATTTGGCGGAGAGGCCGGTATGGTGATGCAGATTGAACCTGTCGACCGCGCTATATCCTCCTTGAAAGCCGAGCGCCACTACGACGAAGTGATATTCACATCGCCCGACGGAGAGCAGCTGACACAGCCGATGGCCAACAGCATGTCGATGCTCGATAACATCATTATACTCTGCGGCCATTACAAGGGGGTCGACCAGCGTATACGCGAGCACCTTGTGACACGCGAAATCACCATTGGTGACTATGTGCTCACCGGAGGCGAAATGCCCGCCCTGATTATCACCGACGCCATAGTGCGCCTGATTCCGGGAGCCATAGGTGACGAGCAGAGCGCGCTGTCCGACTCGTTCCAGGACGGACTGCTCGCCCCTCCGATATATACACGCCCCGCCGAGTATAAGGGATGGCGTGTGCCCGACATACTCCTTTCGGGCCATCAGGCGCGCATCGACGAGTGGCGCCACGAGCAGGCCATAGCGCGCACACGCTCCCTCCGGCCCAACCTGCTCAAGGACATGGGGCTTGACTGA
- the recF gene encoding DNA replication/repair protein RecF (All proteins in this family for which functions are known are DNA-binding proteins that assist the filamentation of RecA onto DNA for the initiation of recombination or recombinational repair.), whose protein sequence is MILKEIHINGFKNIAEASLCFSPKVNALLGNNGMGKSNLLDAIYFLSFCKSFSGMTDAQIIRRGDDFAMVRATYLRHGIDEQLSLGITPGRRKSLKRQGKEYQRLSAHIGAFPLVMSSPQDVDIIRGSSDERRRLMDMVISQTDPVYLDALIRYGRALDQRNRMLRDGIADTSLYAAVEMQMDIAASAIHQSRAAWTERLTSIFSRYYSAIAGDGAEQVELRYDSSLNSGATLSSLLDSARRRDEAVRHTSVGPHRDDLEMLIDGMPMRRAASQGQCKTYAIALRLAQYDFLRENVGMRPLLLLDDIFDKLDATRVERIMELVAGAGFGQIFITDTNRTHLDGIIRRTGSDYSLWNVDSGVFSRL, encoded by the coding sequence ATGATTCTCAAAGAGATACATATCAACGGATTCAAGAACATAGCCGAGGCATCGCTGTGCTTCTCGCCGAAAGTCAACGCGCTGTTGGGAAACAACGGCATGGGCAAGAGCAATCTGCTCGACGCCATATATTTCCTGAGTTTCTGTAAGAGCTTTTCCGGCATGACCGACGCCCAGATTATACGCCGCGGCGACGACTTCGCCATGGTCAGGGCCACATACCTGCGCCACGGTATCGACGAGCAGCTGTCGCTCGGCATCACTCCCGGACGCCGCAAGTCGCTCAAACGCCAGGGCAAGGAGTACCAGCGCCTGTCGGCCCATATCGGGGCGTTTCCTTTGGTGATGTCGTCGCCTCAGGATGTCGATATCATCCGTGGTTCCTCCGACGAGCGCCGGCGCCTTATGGATATGGTGATATCGCAGACCGACCCTGTGTATCTCGACGCACTCATACGCTACGGACGTGCCCTCGACCAGCGCAACCGCATGCTGCGCGACGGCATCGCCGACACCTCGCTATACGCTGCGGTGGAGATGCAGATGGACATCGCCGCCTCGGCAATCCATCAGTCAAGAGCCGCATGGACCGAGCGCCTTACCTCGATATTCAGCCGATACTATTCGGCGATTGCCGGTGACGGCGCCGAGCAGGTAGAGCTCCGCTACGACAGTTCGCTCAACTCCGGCGCCACGCTTTCATCTCTGCTCGACTCGGCAAGGAGACGCGACGAGGCTGTGCGCCACACCTCGGTCGGCCCTCATCGCGATGACCTTGAAATGCTTATCGACGGAATGCCGATGCGCAGGGCTGCATCGCAGGGACAGTGTAAGACATATGCCATAGCCCTGCGACTCGCCCAGTACGACTTTCTGCGAGAGAATGTCGGCATGCGCCCGCTACTGTTGCTCGACGACATTTTCGACAAACTCGACGCTACACGCGTGGAGCGCATAATGGAGCTCGTGGCCGGCGCCGGGTTCGGCCAGATATTCATCACCGACACCAACCGCACGCATCTCGACGGAATAATACGCCGCACCGGTTCCGACTATTCGCTGTGGAATGTCGACTCCGGGGTATTTTCCCGTCTCTGA
- a CDS encoding DUF721 domain-containing protein, with product MKRTDPKSVNQIIDEYLSHEGLTTTVDEQRAAYLWPEVVGHVINRYTTRRYVDKGVLHVYISSAPLKQELSFCRERLTADINAAIGRPVLTGIVIH from the coding sequence ATGAAGCGTACCGACCCTAAGTCAGTCAACCAGATTATCGACGAATATCTCAGCCATGAAGGGCTCACGACCACTGTCGACGAGCAGCGGGCGGCCTACCTGTGGCCCGAGGTGGTCGGGCATGTGATAAACCGCTACACCACACGTCGCTATGTCGACAAGGGTGTGTTGCATGTATACATTTCGTCGGCGCCCCTTAAGCAGGAGCTCTCATTCTGCCGCGAGCGCCTTACCGCAGACATCAATGCTGCAATCGGTCGCCCGGTGCTCACCGGAATTGTGATTCACTGA
- a CDS encoding carboxypeptidase-like regulatory domain-containing protein encodes MKNICFQMNRKAWLVAIMVLCLSFPALAQKITVSGTVTDKTGEPLIGASVLAKGTQQGTATDFDGNYRIDVDANATLVFSYVGYDTQNVAVNGRTTIDVVLSENSVMLNEVVAIGYGTVKKSDATGAVSAIKPSEVQAGLSTSAQDLLVGRSPGVVVTTAGGQPEGKANIQIRGGASLSASNEPLRGCFITIVNLL; translated from the coding sequence ATGAAGAACATTTGTTTCCAGATGAATCGGAAGGCATGGCTTGTGGCCATTATGGTCCTGTGTCTTTCATTCCCGGCTCTTGCACAGAAGATTACAGTATCAGGTACTGTCACTGACAAGACCGGCGAACCCCTGATTGGGGCGAGTGTGCTCGCAAAAGGCACCCAGCAGGGCACAGCCACCGACTTCGACGGCAATTACCGTATCGACGTCGATGCCAACGCCACTCTCGTATTTTCCTATGTAGGCTACGACACTCAGAACGTAGCTGTCAACGGTCGCACTACAATCGACGTTGTGCTATCCGAAAACTCGGTTATGCTCAACGAGGTCGTAGCCATCGGCTATGGTACAGTGAAGAAGAGCGACGCCACAGGCGCTGTGTCGGCCATCAAGCCCTCTGAGGTGCAGGCCGGTCTGTCGACTTCGGCCCAGGATCTCCTCGTAGGACGTTCGCCCGGTGTGGTTGTAACTACCGCCGGCGGTCAGCCCGAAGGCAAGGCCAACATCCAGATTCGTGGCGGTGCCTCGCTTTCGGCATCCAACGAGCCTCTTAGAGGGTGTTTCATAACGATTGTTAATTTGCTGTAA